A single Cnuibacter physcomitrellae DNA region contains:
- a CDS encoding alpha-keto acid decarboxylase family protein, with protein MTDTITDDPASATVVHPTVTVGQYLATRLVQLGADHVFGLPGDFNLSLLDQMTTVDGFTWVGSTNELNAAYAADGYARLKRGIGALVTTFGVGEMSAINGVAGSFSEDVPVVQITGMPSTVARAAGAHLHHTLIDGDYEHFVRAYREVTASATIVRAQSATRDIDSALMTALRESKPVYLAIPTDVAVAPVHAANLRTPLVGATSDAGELARFREGLRAVVTPSERVTLLVGPQVHRTSLEPVIRDIADHDGVYVASQNMAKAVLDESHPASLGTYMGAFTRIDEAREAVDGAELLVLAGTVMSDFLTGFFTQAFDEDAAIELGLTSARIADTTYYGVRLSDSLRALHEVLGESHRPAVTPVGHPPVLVADPPAPDAELDQDFFWDSIQGWLQPDTTVIADAGTSFYGALDLLLPDGCALLGQPVWSAIGYTVPATLGAAVADPSKRCVLFVGDGAAQLTIQELATILHRGYTPIVFLLNNGGYTVERMIQSPAAVYQDITPWDWTLIPAAFGARDLAVTVSASTQAELAEALALAHATTERAVFIEVHLPERSSPRLLTILAAAAAAQNAKH; from the coding sequence ATGACCGACACCATCACCGACGACCCCGCCTCCGCGACCGTCGTCCATCCGACCGTCACGGTCGGGCAGTACCTCGCCACACGTCTCGTGCAGCTCGGAGCGGATCACGTGTTCGGCCTCCCCGGCGACTTCAACCTGAGCCTCCTCGACCAGATGACCACGGTCGACGGCTTCACCTGGGTCGGATCCACGAACGAGCTCAATGCCGCCTACGCGGCCGACGGCTACGCGCGGCTCAAGCGGGGCATCGGCGCCCTCGTCACGACCTTCGGCGTGGGCGAGATGTCGGCGATCAACGGGGTGGCCGGCAGCTTCTCGGAGGACGTGCCCGTGGTGCAGATCACCGGCATGCCCTCGACGGTCGCCCGGGCGGCGGGTGCACACCTCCACCACACGCTCATCGACGGCGACTACGAGCACTTCGTGCGCGCGTATCGCGAGGTCACCGCCTCCGCGACGATCGTGCGCGCTCAGAGCGCCACGCGCGACATCGACTCCGCCCTCATGACGGCCCTCCGCGAATCGAAGCCCGTGTACCTCGCCATCCCGACGGACGTCGCCGTCGCCCCCGTGCACGCGGCGAACCTCCGCACCCCGCTCGTCGGGGCGACGAGCGACGCGGGCGAGCTGGCGCGCTTCCGGGAGGGCCTCCGCGCCGTGGTGACCCCGTCCGAACGGGTGACGCTCCTCGTCGGGCCGCAGGTGCACCGCACGTCGCTCGAGCCGGTCATCCGCGACATCGCCGACCACGACGGCGTCTACGTCGCGTCGCAGAACATGGCGAAGGCCGTGCTCGACGAGTCGCACCCGGCCAGCCTCGGCACGTACATGGGCGCCTTCACCCGCATCGACGAGGCGCGCGAGGCCGTGGACGGCGCCGAGCTCCTGGTGCTCGCCGGCACCGTGATGAGCGACTTCCTCACCGGCTTCTTCACCCAGGCGTTCGACGAGGACGCCGCGATCGAGCTGGGGCTCACATCCGCGCGGATCGCCGACACCACCTACTACGGCGTCCGCCTCTCCGACTCGCTGCGCGCCCTGCACGAGGTGCTGGGGGAGTCGCACCGGCCGGCGGTGACGCCGGTCGGGCATCCGCCGGTGCTCGTCGCCGACCCGCCCGCCCCCGACGCGGAGCTCGACCAGGACTTCTTCTGGGACAGCATCCAGGGCTGGCTGCAGCCCGACACCACCGTGATCGCGGATGCGGGCACCTCCTTCTACGGTGCGCTCGACCTCCTGCTGCCCGACGGATGCGCGCTGCTCGGCCAGCCCGTCTGGTCGGCGATCGGCTACACCGTGCCCGCGACGCTCGGTGCCGCCGTAGCCGATCCCTCGAAGCGCTGCGTGCTCTTCGTCGGTGACGGAGCGGCGCAGCTGACGATCCAGGAGCTCGCCACGATCCTCCACCGCGGTTACACGCCGATCGTGTTCCTGTTGAACAACGGCGGTTACACGGTCGAGCGCATGATCCAGAGCCCGGCGGCCGTGTACCAGGACATCACGCCCTGGGACTGGACGCTCATCCCCGCGGCGTTCGGCGCGCGCGACCTCGCGGTGACGGTGTCGGCGTCGACCCAGGCCGAGCTCGCGGAGGCGCTGGCGCTCGCGCACGCCACCACCGAGCGCGCTGTCTTCATCGAGGTGCACCTGCCCGAGCGGTCGTCGCCGCGACTGCTCACGATCCTCGCCGCGGCCGCCGCCGCCCAGAACGCGAAGCACTGA
- a CDS encoding methylenetetrahydrofolate reductase C-terminal domain-containing protein, translating into MVGPAVQEACPKRMEYGPCGGVELDGRCEVAVHPCVFLDEPTVRWHGAPDASGGADLDDRIPSARRMRDLLATRPVVVADFPARALDRGSLERCADVLAGRVDAVLAGDSGTSRVQFPPAYRARLIQDRGVAVWAGFNNRDRNRVALEGELAALADAGVAAVHCVTGDHTLTGDRPDAMPVFDLDSTRTAALARAAGHLVSVGESPTTPPVDRRAARLAEKLRAGADVCFIDHCGGVEPVRRFIGDVRGEGADPAFVVCVPMVVDAGSAALLRSFTSLVLPDGFLDRILHARDPRAAGLDAVTELCEALLAVDGVSGVDLSGGPSQGEPGAEESFAEAMGSVADRLGLVA; encoded by the coding sequence ATGGTCGGTCCGGCTGTGCAGGAGGCATGCCCGAAGCGCATGGAGTACGGCCCCTGTGGCGGCGTCGAGCTCGACGGTCGCTGCGAGGTCGCCGTGCACCCCTGCGTCTTCCTCGACGAGCCGACCGTCCGGTGGCACGGGGCGCCCGACGCCTCGGGAGGGGCCGACCTCGACGACCGCATCCCGTCGGCCCGGCGGATGCGTGATCTGCTCGCCACGCGACCCGTCGTGGTCGCCGACTTCCCCGCTCGAGCGCTCGACCGCGGGTCGCTCGAGCGCTGCGCCGACGTGCTCGCGGGACGCGTGGATGCGGTGCTCGCCGGCGACTCGGGCACGTCACGCGTGCAGTTCCCGCCCGCCTACCGTGCCCGCCTGATCCAGGACCGCGGTGTCGCGGTGTGGGCCGGGTTCAACAACCGCGACCGCAACCGCGTCGCCCTCGAGGGTGAACTGGCGGCGCTCGCGGACGCCGGTGTCGCCGCGGTGCACTGCGTCACCGGCGACCACACCCTCACCGGAGACCGTCCGGACGCGATGCCGGTCTTCGACCTCGACTCGACCCGCACCGCGGCGCTGGCGCGAGCGGCAGGGCACCTGGTGTCGGTCGGCGAGTCGCCGACGACCCCGCCCGTCGACCGCCGGGCGGCGCGGCTCGCCGAGAAGCTGCGCGCGGGCGCCGACGTCTGCTTCATCGACCACTGCGGCGGGGTGGAGCCGGTGCGCCGCTTCATCGGGGACGTACGCGGTGAGGGCGCCGATCCGGCGTTCGTCGTCTGCGTCCCGATGGTCGTCGATGCCGGGAGCGCGGCCCTGCTGCGGTCGTTCACGTCCCTCGTCCTCCCGGACGGCTTCCTCGATCGGATCCTGCACGCGCGCGACCCGCGGGCCGCCGGGCTCGACGCCGTGACCGAACTGTGCGAGGCTCTGCTCGCGGTGGACGGCGTCTCGGGCGTCGACCTCTCCGGCGGGCCGTCGCAGGGCGAGCCCGGGGCCGAGGAGTCGTTCGCCGAAGCGATGGGCAGCGTGGCCGACCGTCTCGGGCTCGTCGCATGA
- the uraH gene encoding hydroxyisourate hydrolase, producing the protein MTDRSHVTSHVLDSVIGRPAAGVPIILEHDELGNWHMIGSAVTDADGRVNQLGPARLEPGRYRVTFDTATYFAEQEVRPFYPEVHVVFELMDADQHYHIPLLLSPFAYSTYRGS; encoded by the coding sequence ATGACCGACCGCAGCCACGTCACCTCGCACGTCCTCGACTCGGTGATCGGCCGTCCCGCGGCGGGCGTGCCGATCATCCTCGAGCACGATGAGCTCGGCAACTGGCACATGATCGGGTCGGCGGTGACGGATGCGGATGGGCGCGTCAACCAGCTCGGTCCGGCACGCCTGGAGCCCGGCCGCTACCGCGTCACCTTCGACACCGCGACCTACTTCGCCGAGCAGGAGGTGCGCCCGTTCTACCCCGAGGTGCACGTGGTGTTCGAGCTGATGGATGCGGACCAGCACTACCACATCCCGCTCCTGCTGAGCCCCTTCGCCTACAGCACCTACCGCGGCAGCTGA
- a CDS encoding PhzF family phenazine biosynthesis protein, with the protein MARLRSFAQVDVFSAQPLRGNPVAVVLDGEGMSDADMQGLAHWTNLSETTFLLPPVDPDADYRLRIFTPTRELPFAGHPTLGSARAWLDGGGSPQRAGTIVQECGAGLVRIRIEGNMLSFAAPPTVRSGPVDAALLARVVEALGVETDDVVAHQWVDNGPGWLVIQLPSAEHVLAVEPRLALIPDAKVGVVGAYPPGSPEAFEVRAFSAALGGGEDPVTGSLNASVAQWLLRTGAMTGAWTASQGTRLGRAGRVSITPDGDDLWVGGACTTVVRGTALL; encoded by the coding sequence ATGGCCCGTCTCCGCTCCTTCGCCCAGGTCGACGTGTTCTCGGCGCAGCCGCTCCGGGGGAACCCGGTCGCCGTGGTGCTCGACGGAGAGGGGATGTCCGACGCGGACATGCAGGGCCTCGCGCACTGGACGAACCTGTCGGAGACGACGTTCCTCCTGCCCCCGGTCGACCCGGACGCCGACTACCGGCTGCGCATCTTCACACCCACCCGTGAGCTCCCGTTCGCCGGGCACCCCACGCTGGGAAGCGCGCGTGCCTGGCTCGACGGGGGCGGATCGCCGCAGCGTGCGGGGACGATCGTGCAGGAGTGCGGGGCGGGACTCGTCCGCATCCGGATCGAGGGCAACATGTTGTCGTTCGCGGCGCCGCCGACCGTCCGCTCGGGTCCGGTGGACGCCGCCCTCCTGGCGCGCGTGGTCGAGGCCCTGGGCGTCGAGACGGACGACGTCGTGGCGCACCAGTGGGTCGACAACGGACCGGGGTGGCTCGTGATCCAGCTCCCGTCGGCCGAGCACGTGCTCGCCGTGGAGCCGCGGCTCGCGCTGATCCCCGACGCCAAGGTCGGCGTGGTCGGCGCGTACCCGCCCGGGTCGCCCGAGGCGTTCGAGGTCCGTGCGTTCTCGGCGGCGCTCGGTGGGGGCGAGGATCCGGTCACGGGCAGCCTCAACGCGAGCGTGGCCCAGTGGCTGCTGCGGACGGGCGCCATGACGGGCGCGTGGACCGCCTCGCAGGGCACTCGCCTGGGCCGAGCCGGCCGCGTCTCGATCACCCCGGACGGCGACGACCTCTGGGTGGGCGGCGCGTGCACCACCGTCGTCCGCGGCACCGCCCTCCTCTGA
- the pucL gene encoding factor-independent urate hydroxylase, whose translation MAIVLGPNQYGKAENRVVRIYRDSPRHEIHDVNVSTSLRGDFAAAHLAGDQGSVLPTDTQKQTAYSYAKEKGLTSIEPYGITLATHFVDDVVPVDGARVEIEEYAWERVTVDGAEHDHTFVRRGQEVRTAAITVEGKGDAQRVWLVGGLKDLTILKTTGSEFHGFLTDPYTVLEPTSDRIMATSLVARWRFASTDPADWADLDWEGLYAGVKQTMVEVFATLQSLALQQTLFEMGKAVLERYDVLAEVRLSAPNKHHFLYDLSRFGVDNPGEVFHADDRPYGLIQASVLRDDAPDAGSAWTPGAGFA comes from the coding sequence ATGGCGATCGTCCTCGGACCGAATCAGTACGGCAAGGCCGAGAACCGCGTGGTGCGCATCTACCGCGACAGCCCGCGGCACGAGATCCACGACGTGAACGTGTCGACGTCCCTCCGCGGCGACTTCGCGGCCGCGCACCTCGCCGGCGATCAGGGCTCGGTGCTCCCCACCGACACGCAGAAGCAGACCGCCTACTCCTACGCGAAGGAGAAGGGCCTCACCTCGATCGAGCCGTACGGCATCACCCTGGCCACGCACTTCGTCGACGACGTCGTCCCCGTCGATGGCGCCCGCGTCGAGATCGAGGAGTACGCCTGGGAGCGGGTCACGGTCGACGGCGCGGAGCACGACCACACCTTCGTCCGCCGTGGCCAGGAGGTACGCACCGCCGCGATCACCGTCGAGGGCAAGGGCGATGCGCAACGCGTGTGGCTGGTGGGCGGCCTGAAGGACCTCACGATCCTGAAGACCACCGGCAGCGAGTTCCACGGCTTCCTCACCGACCCGTACACCGTGCTCGAGCCCACCAGCGACCGCATCATGGCGACGTCGCTCGTGGCGCGGTGGAGGTTCGCCTCCACCGATCCCGCCGACTGGGCGGACCTCGACTGGGAGGGCCTCTACGCCGGGGTGAAGCAGACCATGGTCGAGGTGTTCGCGACGCTGCAGTCGCTGGCGCTGCAGCAGACGCTGTTCGAGATGGGCAAGGCGGTGCTCGAGCGCTACGACGTGCTCGCGGAGGTGCGCCTCTCGGCGCCGAACAAGCACCACTTCCTCTACGACCTCTCGCGCTTCGGGGTCGACAACCCCGGCGAGGTCTTCCACGCCGACGACCGCCCCTACGGCCTCATCCAGGCCTCGGTCCTCCGCGACGACGCCCCCGACGCGGGCTCCGCCTGGACCCCCGGCGCCGGCTTCGCCTGA
- the allB gene encoding allantoinase AllB produces the protein MTAPFDLVVRSRAVFTEGRWREAAVAVRDGIVVLLAEYEEEIPAHVEVVLPEGQVLMPGVVDSHVHVNEPGRTEWEGFTTGTRAAAAGGVTTIVDMPLNSIPPTTTVEGLDVKRAAAEPQASVDVGFWGGAIPSSLGSLRPLWERGVFGFKAFLSPSGVDEFPHLTTDQLNAALDEIAGFGGLLIVHAEDPDVLDRSGASESSTHYLDFVASRPDLAEEDAIAHVIAGVRRSGARAHVLHLSSARALDQIRAAKAEGLPITVETCPHYLSFAAGEIPDGATQFKCCPPIRDEGNRDLLWEALVDGTIDLVASDHSPSTAELKFSSGGDFLEAWGGISGLQVSLPAVWTAARDRGIPLERVIGWMCEGPAALTGLTGSKGSIEPGAAADLVAFAPEESFTVHASELEHRNKVSAFDGRELHGVVHTTWLAGAPVYSLAPAGDAVFAAPSGRLLERTGDRHGL, from the coding sequence ATGACCGCACCCTTCGACCTCGTCGTCCGTTCCCGCGCCGTCTTCACCGAGGGCCGGTGGCGTGAGGCGGCCGTCGCCGTGCGCGACGGGATCGTCGTGCTCCTCGCCGAGTACGAGGAGGAGATCCCGGCCCACGTCGAGGTGGTCCTGCCGGAGGGACAGGTGCTCATGCCCGGCGTGGTGGATTCGCACGTGCACGTCAACGAGCCCGGCCGCACCGAGTGGGAGGGCTTCACCACCGGCACCCGCGCCGCCGCCGCCGGCGGGGTCACCACCATCGTCGACATGCCGCTGAACAGCATCCCGCCCACGACGACGGTCGAGGGTCTCGACGTCAAGCGCGCGGCGGCCGAGCCGCAGGCGAGCGTCGACGTGGGGTTCTGGGGCGGCGCGATCCCGTCGAGCCTGGGCTCGCTCCGGCCGCTGTGGGAGCGCGGCGTGTTCGGCTTCAAGGCGTTCCTCTCGCCCTCGGGGGTCGACGAGTTCCCGCACCTGACGACGGATCAGCTGAACGCTGCCCTCGACGAGATCGCCGGCTTCGGCGGGCTCCTGATCGTGCACGCGGAGGATCCCGACGTGCTCGACCGCAGCGGCGCCTCCGAGAGCAGCACCCACTACCTCGACTTCGTCGCGAGCCGCCCCGATCTGGCCGAGGAGGACGCGATCGCCCACGTGATCGCCGGTGTCCGCCGCAGCGGCGCGCGGGCGCATGTGCTCCACCTCTCCAGTGCGCGCGCCCTCGACCAGATCCGCGCGGCGAAGGCCGAGGGCCTGCCGATCACGGTCGAGACCTGCCCGCACTACCTCAGCTTCGCCGCGGGCGAGATCCCCGACGGCGCCACCCAGTTCAAGTGCTGCCCGCCCATCCGCGACGAGGGCAACCGCGACCTGCTCTGGGAGGCGCTGGTCGACGGCACCATCGACCTCGTCGCCTCCGATCACTCCCCCTCCACCGCCGAGCTCAAGTTCTCGTCCGGCGGCGACTTCCTGGAGGCATGGGGCGGCATCTCAGGGCTGCAGGTGTCACTGCCCGCCGTGTGGACGGCCGCCCGCGATCGCGGCATCCCGCTCGAACGGGTCATCGGATGGATGTGCGAGGGTCCCGCGGCGCTGACGGGTCTGACGGGTTCGAAGGGCTCGATCGAGCCCGGGGCCGCCGCCGACCTCGTCGCCTTCGCCCCCGAGGAGTCCTTCACCGTCCACGCGTCCGAGCTCGAGCACCGCAACAAGGTGAGCGCGTTCGACGGCCGCGAGCTGCACGGCGTCGTGCACACGACATGGCTCGCCGGCGCTCCCGTCTACTCGCTCGCTCCGGCGGGCGACGCCGTCTTCGCGGCGCCCTCGGGGCGTCTGCTCGAGCGGACCGGCGACCGGCACGGGCTGTAA
- a CDS encoding GH92 family glycosyl hydrolase, with translation MTSRTIHGRPLRAALAAVATSALAAGLTVTGGGIAQAAAPAATNPLVTDPAQYVDPLVGSSNAGNTYPGAVAPFGMLAWSPDQSTVAGDGTLRSASPSGYDYSRDIIRGFGLTHVSGAGCAGLSGDLPFMPVSGSVDVSPSAADAAGTPFQSTFSHENEQASPGSYSVDLDNGVQVDLGATTRTGAGRFTYPSGSPASMLIRTSDSLVGSSDADVHIDQATNTVSGSVTSGNFCGGFTGDGILQKSYYTVYFTAQFDTPFASVGTWQDDQLRPGTTEAEGGTTYPGGYPPAGKGSGAYVEFDTSAGSTVNARVGISYVSLANAQENLATENPDGTTLEQVRDRTRADWNEQLDRIQTGGGTGDERTTFYTALYHALLHPNVTSDVNGQYTGFDLATHEVPEGRDAQYATFSGWDVYRSQVQLVTLLDPKRGSDIAASLLDQADQNGGEWDRWTHNSGGTHVMVGDPSAVALAGIVAFGGDDFDVDRAYQSLKTAATVPTANDLSRAGWNIAVVGQRPSLDQFLQHGYYPEGCNAWGCPNETLEMAAADYGLATLADHLGYADDHDAFIARSQSWQNQFNLAATPAGGYVQGRNADGTWTTGFDPASSNGFVEGTSAQYTWMVQHDPAGLFQAMGGNAAAESRLDAFFHEVGDEDGDGVPNEWTLAGGSWDTNLHSNVDNEPSIGAPWLYNYAGTPWKTQETVRATIQQLWLDTKDGVPNGPDGIPGNDDLGEMSSWLVFAAMGLYPENPSRSELTVAAPLFTDTVIHRASGETITLSAPAASIENQYIQSMSVDGQAQTATWLPADAISHDTVVDYTLGSAPNTSWGTAAADAPPSVRQGEQSVLASVDPTTDAVRGGTTSPVTVRAQRFGDAAVDAGYSIEAPTGLTADAPSGSFAFDENGTATTPVVLRAAADLAAGTYPVTVHFTANGSALPDAVVNVSVHEQGTPVIDTSFEDGQARPTDNTVLDQDGWSEYCCGIGGPETKLHQEKAHTGSYSIVYSGRAVERDASATTQLLDVDGLRAQAGSTLSWSVYPQGETTAIAGLVQDASQYVAVDLLFSDGTRLSDSGVTASNGATLDPLAQGGVLTTDAWNDVSVVLPDSVDGKTIDQVVLHFSTGDHYATADDNGYLRGWVDDLRLTQQFSPLTVTPSAGLAATAGVALDAVLATFTGGAGASADEYTATVDWGDGTGVSSAAVTSGGDAPGVRALADGEVYSVSASHTYAAVGDYAAVVTVTDADGVQATATVTVAVTPADPGPGPGGPGTGGPGSGGPGSGGPGSGGPGAGGSGPGAGGSGSGAVPAGTGSDGSLAATGAPTYLPGAAILALLAGLGGLALVLLRRRRAS, from the coding sequence GTGACATCTCGCACCATCCACGGCCGCCCTCTGCGTGCCGCCCTCGCGGCCGTCGCCACCTCGGCCCTCGCCGCCGGCCTCACCGTCACGGGGGGAGGGATCGCCCAGGCCGCCGCGCCGGCCGCGACGAACCCCCTCGTCACCGATCCCGCCCAGTACGTCGACCCGCTCGTCGGCAGCTCGAACGCGGGGAACACCTACCCCGGAGCGGTCGCCCCGTTCGGCATGCTCGCCTGGAGCCCCGACCAGAGCACGGTCGCGGGGGACGGCACGCTTCGGAGCGCCTCCCCGAGCGGATACGACTACAGCCGCGACATCATCCGCGGCTTCGGCCTGACCCACGTCTCGGGCGCCGGCTGCGCGGGCCTGTCGGGCGACCTCCCCTTCATGCCGGTGAGCGGGAGCGTCGACGTCTCACCGTCCGCCGCCGACGCGGCGGGCACGCCCTTCCAAAGCACCTTCTCGCACGAGAACGAGCAGGCCTCGCCGGGAAGCTACTCCGTCGACCTCGACAACGGCGTCCAGGTCGACCTCGGTGCCACGACGCGCACCGGCGCGGGACGATTCACGTACCCCTCGGGCTCGCCCGCGTCGATGCTCATCCGCACCTCGGACTCGCTCGTCGGCTCGAGCGATGCCGACGTGCACATCGACCAGGCCACGAACACCGTGTCCGGTTCGGTCACGAGCGGCAACTTCTGCGGCGGGTTCACCGGCGACGGCATCCTCCAGAAGAGCTACTACACCGTCTACTTCACCGCCCAGTTCGACACCCCGTTCGCGAGCGTCGGCACCTGGCAGGACGACCAGCTGCGCCCGGGCACGACTGAGGCGGAGGGCGGGACCACCTACCCGGGCGGCTACCCGCCGGCGGGCAAGGGCTCGGGCGCGTACGTCGAGTTCGACACCTCGGCCGGCAGCACCGTCAACGCGCGCGTGGGCATCTCCTACGTGAGCCTCGCCAACGCGCAGGAGAACCTCGCGACGGAGAACCCGGACGGGACGACCCTCGAGCAGGTGCGCGACCGGACGCGAGCCGACTGGAACGAGCAGCTCGACCGCATCCAGACCGGCGGCGGCACCGGCGACGAGCGCACCACCTTCTACACCGCGCTCTACCACGCTCTGCTGCATCCGAACGTCACCAGCGACGTCAACGGTCAGTACACGGGCTTCGACCTCGCGACGCACGAGGTGCCGGAAGGGCGGGATGCGCAGTACGCCACGTTCTCCGGCTGGGACGTCTATCGGTCGCAGGTGCAGCTCGTCACGCTGCTGGACCCGAAGCGCGGCAGCGACATCGCGGCGTCGCTCCTCGACCAGGCCGACCAGAACGGCGGCGAGTGGGACCGCTGGACGCACAACTCGGGCGGCACGCACGTCATGGTGGGCGACCCGTCGGCGGTCGCACTGGCCGGGATCGTCGCCTTCGGCGGCGACGACTTCGACGTCGACCGCGCGTACCAGTCGCTGAAGACCGCGGCCACCGTGCCCACCGCGAACGATCTGTCCCGGGCGGGCTGGAACATCGCCGTGGTCGGACAGCGTCCGTCGCTCGATCAGTTCCTCCAGCACGGGTACTACCCGGAGGGCTGCAACGCCTGGGGCTGCCCCAACGAGACGCTCGAGATGGCGGCGGCCGACTACGGTCTCGCCACCCTCGCCGACCACCTCGGGTACGCCGACGACCACGACGCCTTCATCGCCCGCTCGCAGTCGTGGCAGAACCAGTTCAACCTCGCCGCGACCCCGGCGGGCGGGTACGTCCAGGGCCGCAACGCCGACGGCACCTGGACCACCGGGTTCGACCCCGCGTCGAGCAACGGCTTCGTCGAGGGCACCAGCGCGCAGTACACCTGGATGGTGCAGCACGATCCGGCGGGGCTGTTCCAGGCGATGGGCGGCAACGCGGCGGCCGAGTCGCGGCTCGACGCCTTCTTCCACGAGGTGGGCGACGAGGACGGCGACGGCGTCCCGAACGAGTGGACGCTCGCGGGCGGCTCCTGGGACACCAACCTGCACTCCAACGTCGACAACGAGCCGTCGATCGGCGCGCCGTGGCTGTACAACTACGCCGGCACCCCGTGGAAGACGCAGGAGACCGTGCGCGCCACCATCCAGCAGCTGTGGCTCGACACGAAGGACGGCGTGCCCAACGGGCCCGACGGCATCCCCGGCAACGACGACCTCGGAGAGATGTCGTCATGGCTGGTGTTCGCCGCGATGGGGCTGTACCCGGAGAACCCGTCGCGCTCCGAGCTGACGGTGGCGGCTCCGCTGTTCACCGACACGGTCATCCACCGCGCCAGCGGCGAGACGATCACCCTCTCCGCGCCTGCGGCGAGCATCGAGAACCAGTACATCCAGTCGATGAGCGTCGACGGGCAGGCGCAGACCGCGACCTGGCTCCCGGCCGACGCGATCTCGCACGACACCGTCGTCGACTACACGCTCGGCAGCGCTCCGAATACGTCGTGGGGGACGGCAGCGGCGGATGCGCCCCCGTCGGTGCGTCAGGGCGAGCAGTCGGTGCTGGCGAGCGTCGACCCCACGACCGACGCGGTCCGGGGCGGAACCACCTCGCCGGTCACGGTGCGTGCACAGCGCTTCGGCGACGCCGCGGTCGACGCCGGGTACTCGATCGAGGCGCCCACCGGGCTCACCGCGGACGCCCCGTCCGGGAGCTTCGCCTTCGACGAGAACGGGACCGCGACGACGCCCGTCGTGCTGCGGGCCGCAGCCGACCTCGCCGCGGGCACGTATCCGGTGACCGTCCACTTCACTGCGAACGGATCGGCGCTGCCTGACGCCGTCGTGAACGTCTCCGTGCACGAGCAGGGCACCCCGGTGATCGACACGAGCTTCGAGGACGGACAGGCCCGCCCGACCGACAACACCGTCCTCGACCAGGACGGCTGGAGCGAGTACTGCTGCGGCATCGGCGGACCGGAGACGAAGCTCCACCAGGAGAAGGCGCACACCGGCAGCTACTCGATCGTCTACTCGGGCCGGGCCGTCGAGCGCGACGCGAGCGCGACGACGCAGCTGCTCGACGTCGACGGGCTGCGTGCGCAGGCCGGCTCGACCCTGAGCTGGTCGGTGTACCCGCAGGGGGAGACGACCGCCATCGCGGGCCTGGTGCAGGATGCGAGCCAGTACGTCGCGGTCGACCTCCTGTTCTCGGACGGGACGCGCCTGAGCGACAGCGGCGTGACCGCGTCGAACGGCGCGACCCTGGATCCGCTCGCGCAGGGGGGTGTGCTCACGACGGATGCCTGGAACGACGTCTCCGTCGTGCTCCCCGACTCGGTGGACGGGAAGACCATCGATCAGGTCGTGCTCCACTTCTCGACGGGAGACCACTACGCCACCGCCGACGACAACGGGTATCTCCGCGGGTGGGTCGACGACCTGCGGCTGACGCAGCAGTTCTCGCCGCTCACCGTCACGCCGTCCGCCGGGCTCGCGGCCACCGCCGGCGTCGCGCTCGACGCGGTCCTCGCGACGTTCACCGGGGGTGCGGGAGCGAGCGCCGACGAGTACACGGCGACGGTGGACTGGGGCGACGGGACGGGCGTGTCCTCCGCGGCCGTGACGTCGGGAGGCGACGCCCCCGGCGTCCGGGCCCTCGCCGACGGCGAGGTCTACTCGGTGAGCGCGAGCCACACCTACGCGGCGGTCGGCGACTACGCGGCCGTGGTCACGGTGACCGACGCGGACGGCGTCCAGGCGACCGCGACGGTCACGGTCGCCGTCACGCCGGCGGACCCGGGGCCCGGTCCCGGCGGACCCGGCACGGGCGGTCCGGGATCCGGTGGGCCGGGATCGGGTGGACCTGGCTCAGGTGGTCCCGGTGCGGGCGGGTCCGGCCCCGGCGCGGGTGGGTCCGGCTCGGGCGCGGTTCCCGCGGGGACCGGATCCGACGGGTCCCTCGCCGCCACGGGCGCCCCGACGTACCTGCCGGGCGCGGCGATCCTCGCCCTCCTCGCCGGGCTCGGGGGTCTCGCCCTCGTCCTGCTGCGCCGCCGCCGCGCGTCGTAG